A single genomic interval of Juglans regia cultivar Chandler chromosome 1, Walnut 2.0, whole genome shotgun sequence harbors:
- the LOC109020497 gene encoding NEDD8-activating enzyme E1 regulatory subunit AXR1-like yields MAEPKIKYDRQLRIWGEQGQAALEKASICLLNCGPTGSETLKNLVLGGVGSITVIDGSKVDAGDLGNNFMVDESSVGQSKAKCVCAFLQELNDAVKAKFIEEYPESLIETNPSFFSQFTLVVATQLGEDSMLKLDRICREANVMLIFARSYGLTGFVRISVKEHTVVESKPDHFLDDLRLNNPWPELRRFAESIDLDVQDTVAHKHTPYVVILVKMADKWAKSHGGSLPSTREEKKEFKDLLKASMVAADEDNYREAIEASFKVFAPRGISSDLQQILNDNRAEVDSNSSDFWVMVAALKEFIANEGSGEAPLEGSIPDMTSSTELYVNLQNIFQAKAEADCLVIEQRVRYILKKIGKDPNSISKTTVKSFCRNARKLRVCRYRSIEDEFNSPILPELQKYLTDEDYSVAVGFYILLRAVDRFAANYNSFPGQFHGGMDEDISRLKTTAVGLLSDLGCNGSTLTEDLINEMCRFGASQLHAVAAFIGGIASQEVIKLITRQFVPMSGTFIFNGIDHKSQLLCL; encoded by the exons ATGGCTGAACCCAAAATCAAATACGATCGCCAGCTCAG GATTTGGGGTGAACAAGGACAGGCAGCCCTTGAGAAAGCTAGTATATGCTTACTCAATTGCGGTCCAACCGGTTCTGAGACACTAAAGAATCTTGTTCTTGGTGGGGTTGGAAGCATCACTGTAATTGATGGATCCAAGGTTGACGCTGGGGACcttggaaataattttatgg TGGATGAATCTAGCGTTGGGCAGTCGAAGGCAAAATGTGTATGCGCATTTCTTCAAGAGCTAAATGATGCTGTTAAGGCCAAGTTTATAGAAGAGTATCCAGAGTCGTTAATTGAGACCAatccctcatttttttcccaGTTTACATTGGTAGTAGCTACTCAG CTAGGGGAAGACTCGATGCTAAAGCTTGATAGAATCTGTAGGGAGGCAAATGTAATGTTGATCTTTGCTCGCTCCTATGGCCTTACTGGTTTTGTCCGAATCAGTGTGAAG GAACATACAGTTGTTGAGTCAAAGCCTGACCATTTTCTGGATGATCTCCGGTTGAATAATCCATGGCCCGAGCTCAGGAG GTTTGCAGAAAGCATTGATTTAGATGTGCAAGATACTGTGGCCCATAAGCATACACCATATGTGGTCATTCTTGTCAAGATGGCAGATAAATGGGCCAAAAGCCATGGTGGTAGCCTTCCATCAACCagggaagagaaaaaagagttcAAG GACCTTCTTAAAGCCAGTATGGTTGCAGCGGACGAAGATAACTATAGAGAAGCTATTGAGGCCTCATTTAAGGTCTTTGCTCCTCGAGGAATTA GTTCAGACTTGCAACAGATTCTTAATGATAACCGTGCTGAAGTTGATTCTAATTCATCAGATTTTTGGGTGATGGTGGCTGCTCTGAAG GAATTTATAGCAAATGAAGGTAGTGGCGAGGCACCACTTGAGGGATCAATACCTGATATGACATCGTCTACTGA GCTTTATGTAAATCTGCAGAACATTTTCCAAGCGAAGGCTGAGGCTGATTGTCTTGTTATTGAGCAACGAGTTAGATATATTCTGAAGAAAATTGGTAAAGATCCAAATAGCATCTCAAAGACAACAGTAAAAAGCTTCTGTAGAAATGCAAGAAAACTAAGA GTTTGCAGGTATCGCTCCATTGAAGACGAATTTAATTCTCCGATTTTACCAGAGTTACAGAAGTATCTGACAGATGAAGATTACAG CGTAGCTGTTGGGTTCTACATTTTGCTTCGAGCTGTTGATCGTTTTGCTGCTAATTACAACAGTTTTCCTGGACAATTTCATGG AGGGATGGATGAGGACATTTCCCGATTGAAGACTACAGCTGTTGGCCTCCTTAGTGACTTAGGTTGCAATGGCTCAACCTTGACAGAGGACCTTATCAATGAGATGTGCCGATTTGGTGCTTCACAACTCCACGCAGTTGCTGCCTTCATTGGAGGAATTGCATCACAAGAAGTTATTAAG CTCATAACAAGACAATTCGTACCCATGTCTGGGACTTTCATCTTCAATGGCATTGATCACAAGTCACAATTGTTGTGCTTGTAG
- the LOC118348425 gene encoding uncharacterized mitochondrial protein AtMg00820-like gives MEVELLAFKQNQTWIITNLPLGKEAIDCKYIYKTKFNVDGSVERLKARLVAKGFTQQESVDYTKTFSPVAKLVTVRILLSIAAVKDWSLFNLTSLTHFSMEIWMRRFICVNHSITPKGAPIKYASFSKAFMALNKLHDNVYVDDIIIAGNCSFSIASLKCFLNTQFKLKDLGCLRYFLGLEVAKSSKGIHLCQRKYALDILVDSMTLGSKPLKLPL, from the exons ATGGAAGTTGAACTCTTAGccttcaaacaaaaccaaacttgGATCATCACTAATTTGCCTCTTGGGAAAGAGGCTATTGATTGCAAGTATATCTACAAGACCAAGTTTAATGTTGATGGGTCTGTAGAAAGGTTGAAAGCACGACTTGTGGCAAAGGGGTTTACACAACAAGAAAGTGTAGATTATACCAAAACATTTTCCCCTGTAGCCAAGCTTGTTACAGTGAGGATTTTGCTCTCCATTGCAGCTGTCAAGGACTGGTCCCTTTTCAATTTGACGTCACTAACAcatttctccatggagatttggatGAGGAGATTTATATGCGTAAACCACTCGATTACACCAAAGGGGGCCCCAATCAAGTATGCAAGCTTCTCAAAAGcctttatggccttaaacaagcttCACGACAATG TTTATGTAGACGACATTATTATTGCTGGAAATTGTTCATTTTCCATTGCCTCCCTTAAATGCTTCCTTAACACTCAATTTAAGCTGAAAGACCTTGGCTGTTTGCGCTATTTTCTTGGCTTGGAAGTTGCAAAATCTTCCAAGGGCATTCACTTGTGCCAAAGAAAGTATGCTTTGGATATTTTGGTTGATTCAATGACACTTGGCAGCAAGCCTCTTAAGCTTCCTCTTTAG